The nucleotide window CCAACGTCTGCTCACCAAATCATTCCCACTTGAATGACGAAGTCTACCAGCATCAGACCAATGACCATGCCTGTCCCGAGGTGAGACACTCAGGTCTCGGCTGGCCCCTGAAGCCGCCTTGGCTTTCCTAGAGAACATGTTTGTCCTACCATTTATCTCAGCTATATCTGTGCAGTTTTCCTTATTCATTGGCACAATAGCTGCTGTCTGCTTCAAGCTCATTTCCATTATTTTGGTCTGACGCAACAGCGTTGGCGAATGAAGGTTACCTCCATCGAGCTCAAGCTCATCAATCAAAGTGTCGGTTGATTCAGAATTAATGTTTGACCTAAGGTCGTCAGCAGCTAGTTGACACCTGGCAGCTCCAGATTCAGGCTTGCCAGATTTCCCATTGCAGTAAATTAAGTTTGAGGAATCTTTCAGTAATTTGCCATTTATCACTTCTGTCAAACACTCCCCATTGAGGCCTGAAACACACTGTCCATTCAGGCTTGATAAACACTCACCATTGAAACCTGGTATAAACTGTCCATTAAGACCATTTCTAAAGTGAATTTCTTCTGCAGAGGAATGCTGATGGCCATCGTAGATGATATGCTGGCTTAGGTTCAACTGATTATTGAGGTGCTCCATGCATTGTCCATTTCCAGCTGCCTCATTCTGATAATGACAAGCTAAGTGCTCTGGTAGTGAGGAGACATGCCTGAGGTTACAGACATGCACACAGTCTCGACAAGGTGAGTGATTACAAGGGTGGACTATCTTGCTCATGCTACTACTGAGCACGCTCTTGTGGCCATTAACTACTGGTTCATGGAAGAGTCCGTTGGGTAAACTCTGAGATGAAAGCACACAAGTCTGGTATCTACAACACACAGGCTGCACTACATTTCTGGAACTGTCTAGAGGCTGTCCAGGTGAAGTCTCTAGAGGAGTGATTTCGCTAAATTTCAAGGGGCCATTTTTAATACTGACATCTGATAGCACGTCTTCAACGTTGGAATCTATTTCTTCTTTTATCCCATCCCCATTAGTCAGAGCTGTTAAAGTTATATCTGAATGTTTCACCGAGGTTGTCTGATGTTCTGGAGAGGAGTAGGTATCTTCATATAAAGGTGGAGGTTTGTGACAATGGTTTGCATTAGATGTCTTTAACAAGTCTGAGTTGTTGAGCTCCCAATGTGTTGCCTCAACACTCACTTCTCTGCCATTCTCTTCTGATGTGTTCACTACCTCTTCCTGCTGGGAGGACTGGGATTCAGAGGAAACAGATGTGGCTGCGGCTAATTCTGGACACTGACCTATGCTGGGAACACTGTTACGCCGCCCACTGTCCAATGTAGCCTTTGACAAGTCATCCATTGATCTGGCCAAATATACAAAACACAACTTTGAAAAATGCTTAAAGATAACTAGAATGTAAAAACATTCTTACCATAATTAAACCTCTAAAAACTCTACTTTAGATCgtcgtaaaaaaacaacaacaatgatgTCATTAGTCTTAATAAGTATATGCACATtaatttaagcaaaaaaaaaaaagtttagcaaaaaaaaaacacacaggaGACATTAGGCTTTACATCAACATGGGAAAGTTGCTTGGTGCTCACATCATAACAAAAACTACATATCAAGAATCCACAGCAAGGCTTTGAATCGCACATTTGAACAGATTGGGTTAAATGAGAATAATATTTACAGCTACCTTTAAACATTTGTAGAGATCAATTAATGTGGATGCAACAGAGATAATAGAACTATAAGCCTGTGATTAAAAATGGCCAGAGTCAGAGTGCTTTACAAGCTGCTAGaagtctttcaaaaaaaaaaattaaagcatgACATCCATACATAAGCAAAAtgcagaaagtaaaaaaaaagagaacaaacaTCCAACTTTACAGCTAAGGGACCAGTGCAGCCAACAGTACGAGGTGTCTAGGAACATGTCTAAGGGACCAGTACAGCCAACAACAAGGGGTGTCTAAGAACATGTCTATCAAACTTGTTGAGAGATCACTGACATGATTCACTCACTTGGACCTGGGTAAGCCTTCCACTGGCACACCATCTTCACCTCCACCTCCACCAGAGGCAGAGTCCAGGTAAAAGTCTGTGTGTGGAAGTGGAGAAAGGCCTGCCATGTAGACTGTCTTCCACAATACAACCTCGTGTTCACTAAACCTGGCTGTCAAAACCTGTCACATAGTCAATATAACATATAGCCAGACATGATATCacattatctaatatatatataaatatatatagctATGTGTGATGTAATGTAAGTATGTATGGAATAGAATCAAAAGCAGTCTtgataaaatttgaaatgaacaTTCCTTACATCACAACTGAGACCATAATGAATATTTAATGTCCATCCCACAACAGGGGGGACcctagaaatattatttaaaaaaaaacaaccctaaatttatctctattgaaGAATGAAACTGTTTAACAAATTAGGTAAATCCAATTTCACAGGATTTTATATTAGCTATGAATATTTCAGCTAAACTCCAATTAAAAAGTGTTGACAGAACATCTTGTAATGTTtgacatacatctaaatccagtACACAAACTAAGGCTCGCAGGCCATATCCAGCTAGTATAAAATATGATCATATCAGAGCCATTGGCTTTTCACAAGACAAGAAATGCAAGATACTTGGCACTTAGATATGAAACTCTAACCAAACATGGCTGGGAATAATTGAATGAATGATAAgtgttatatgtatgtatttcaaCTGGaacttttcaatttaaaaaatatttttttcatttagaaaaaTGAACAGACTATGTAGTCCTACTTACCTTAGAAGTTGGTTTATACAACAAATTAACCAAATTAATATTATCTGGTCTTAACAAAGACCAAACAGAAGCAGTCTGTTGGCCAGAAGCTTCCCTTTCTTTCTGGCAGTTGTGTAAGAAGTTGCCAAATAAGCATGCTTGAGAGTGTTGAAGAAGTTTGATCTGCAAACACAAAGTCACATGAGAGAAGAAGGTGAAACAAATTtcattttctaaaaacaaatgtcagacacttagaataataataatgatttaggACTAACTATCTAAACAGAATTAATTGGTCTAAGTTAAATATAATGTCACAATTCAGTGTGTAAACAAGAGAGAGTAAGAGTGGCCTTGTAACAAATGTGTATAATGTCATGCTTGACAGTACACAATATTGACTGAGATGCAGGGTTAAAGTATGCAGATTTTACTAGATGACAATTGATTTGCATAAACTAGATATAGGGTCAAAATAAAGGGAAGGTGAAAGTCCATTCTATCGGTGTCATGTCAGCAACTATCTAGAATGTCCAATATACATTACTAAATAAATGTGAAGCTTGCTATCTCAGGGGGTCAGTCATTGTTCAATGTCACTAGTCATTGTTCATGTTAGTTTGGTCATTTTTCAAGTATACAGTATTGGTTTATTGTTACTGATCTGCAATGAATTATTGATAATATGTATCTCTAATGTGTTATAttttaacaatattattttatgtCAGCTAAGTTATCATTGCGATTGACATTTTGGATTATTTATTCTGTTGATTTGAGTTAGAAGGCATTAAACTCTTGTACATAGCTCTGTATTTCTTCATTGTATCCTAGTGTGtagtgtgttgtatattgtatatatacataGGCACCTCCCAATCTGCACATCTCATATAAGTGTGGAGAAAATATAAAACTCTCTCTCCAAAACACATCAGACTGACATCAATTTTACATGAAGACCaagtagttttgttttaagGAACTTGTTAAAGATTGTCTAtgtcagcgtttctcaaactgttggGTGATGTTCTTTCAAGGGGGCACGACGCCCTAGCacaataggggggggggggaggaggggacgACAATGTTTCATCCTCTAATTAGGACCTTGAAAAATGTATACCACTTTCACAAGAGGCATCCTCATCAATCTTGACTAAAAACtctttaaagaaaacatttcaaaaatgaTAATCTTTATGGTGACGACTTTgatgcaacaacaaaaaaggtcTACAAGATGCCTTACCTAACAAAAAGATGAACTAACGACGATCACGCTTAATACAGACATCCCTCCAATTTCCTCGCATAATAAAATTGACCAGCGCGCCGTCCTTATTTATTAGACTTAATTAGACCTATGACtagactttgtttttttctaccagGATGAATTATGCACTCTTAATTCAAGAAAGTATTTCAATGTCGGCCcgccccacccttttttttttaactttaaaaatttgttgACGTACTCTacttactaagagaaaaagaCATTGTAGACagaaagaatttctgaagcttAGACTGCAGAGCTGTGCTGGGAGAGCTAACAGACTCCCTTGTTGTATGTAGGGAAACTTGCAACTATCTagtaagagttttttttttaagcatgtaataaacttaaaataacttttttgtttctaaaaccAGAAAAATTggcttataataatatatatttatgtttcctTTCCATTACATTCTTAAAACCTTCCAGATCTTACTGTGGGAGTTCACAGCTGGCTAATGGGGGGCAAGGACACAGTTGTTTTCATGGGGAGGCACCAccagtaaaagtttgagaaacactggtcaataCCAGATTGataaaaactcaaaatcaaCTGACCAGATAGGCTTCACTAAACTGAAACTCAGCAGGATTCTGTAGGGTTAGCTGGTAGACACAGTCCAAGAACTGAAGAAAGATGGGGCTGACCTGGTTGGTATCTGTACAGTTTGGGTCGTGGCCGCCCCTCTCACCAAACTTGTGGCCAAAATGAAGCCACTCTCTTTCCACTACCACTTGAAAACCCtgaaagacaaattaaaagtaaagctaACAACTGTAACctgcatatatatattcattgtgTGTGACAATATTCTAAACACAATATAGTGTAAAGTGTAATTGAAAAAGAGGCCGGGGGAAGGAAGTAGGTCGCAGACTTTAACACTTTGGTACAAATACAGTTTTCCTCATTCAATTCAAgaaaacaagttaaaaaaaataattcattgagATCGAAGCAGTTTTCTATTCAAAATAACTTAGCCAGTATCAAGAAATGAGAGTGCTTGGGCTGTGAAATAACACCACTTACATGACAGACTAGTGAtggaagaagagagaaagagaagcaacaatatatatataacatccATTGTATGatagaaaatgttttcttctgACTAATGATTACCATCTAGTTTGTCCCAATTAGAGCTATAACAATAAACTATATATAACATGGGCATGTCATTTTCAAttcagagcttttttttttgtttatcaaaatttattttcaaatcaagaAATGTCCACTAATTATTCCTCATTGAAgagcaataaaaaaagaaacatattaGGTCTGATGAACCTTGTCTAAACTCAAGATTATTTGTGCAGATTTAAACAAATGTGACATCATGATTATGAAAAATAGAAAGGTTGTGATAGGCTGAAAAGTTTTAACTTCTACTAAACTATAAGCAAAACAATAATCAgaaatgaatttgttttttaatttgactccattaaaatgtattaaagtGCTAGAAATAACATCAGGACAAGTTTTCTGGCACTCAACTTACATCAAAGGTTCTGTAGTAAGGGTCCAACATAATCTCAGACAAGGAGACAATTTGGGATGTCCTATCCCAGCCATCAGAGCAGTGAACCAACACTGGTCTCTTCTTGTTGTGTATTAACTCTACAACTATGTTGGCCCCACGAAGCAAGGCAGATACGTAGGACAGCCACATACAGCCAGACAAAGCTTTATAGAACCTGACACATAAATAGTAGAAGTAATAAAATCTCAACATAAAACaatcttcaatatgaaaaaaacaaacaattttcttATGATGAATTTAGGTAATAAATATTCATGACAATAAACATAACTAAATAGCTTAAACTTTGGTAAACTATTGCCTAGTAATACACATTCTTATGAATTTTTTGTGCTACACATGTTTAATAGAATATTGGCCTTTTGAAATCACTACTGATTGAATAGCCTACCAATAACAAGTGAATGATATGGCTGGCTGCCAAAAGCAAAGGTCCTTGGTTTGAACTCTAGCAAAGACTGAGATAATTCTAGCAAAGACTGAGATGTTTATCGCAGCTTTTAAGTTCCCAAGCCCACCTTAAACTTAATACAATGTGGGGAGTTGAAGCAGTGGGTTTCAGAACACTTCTAAAATCATAGACCACATCGATGAACGAACTGGACATGACAAACAAGatttaatatttcaataaaaaattgtaacaaTATTAACAAACTATGTCCAATTATCTTTGTGTCACAACACATATTGTTATGCGATGACTACTAGATTGGGTTCATAAAGTCAAAAGCTTAAGGCTTTTtagaagataattttttttactattaatagtagtGATTACTTCAGCTGTAATTAAAAATGTCTATTGGTATATCATTTCCATCAACTGTAAATGTTTTCATCTAATAGTAAAGGTGAATAACTGGTGAGAAAAATGGTTTAGAACTAATGAAGTGTACAGGAAGTAAGAAAGTAGTTGTAAAAGTTGACTCACGTCCCCTCCACATAAGTATGACACAGTGCCCTAAGCTTGTTGAAACTGTCTCTAACATTGTGTATGTTGGCCAGGTCCAGGTGGATGATGTTACACTTGTAGATTACTGGAAGATGGAGAACACAGGAGACACATGAAACAATCACAAGAATGTAACATAAGTTCCAGCATAATGACCAGTCTGATAAATAGCTCACAGTACAGTACAGTTCACTTAGAGTACACAAGTCATTAGGCATGTTCACTAAACTTAAATCTCTTCCCTGTCACTCACCTTCGTCTTCAGTACCTCCACCTTTAAAACTATTTCCCCACACACCGGCCAAACTGCGGCAGTCAACAATAGCCAGCTTCCTATTGGTGCGAAGATCATCTGTCAAGCAAGCATGCAAGCGTGATATGTTTAGGCatcactagatctatgtttagtCATTATTAACTAAAAGCTTTTATATgaatttttctgttgtgttgtttttataggagaaaaagagtccttgtaatcacactGTGACACACTACAGAGATGTGGATAGTAAATGAGCTTGGTTTAGTACCtatttgttctagatctatagtagttgacaagttacttttttaaataaaatgataatgacattaacaaatgaaataaaatgtcagtaatgtaataaaatgtaatatacaatgattgatttctttttaatgttttaagtcTTAGACAGTCTTAGTGTTTGTTGATGCTTTATTTAAACTGGTTGGGAGTACTCTTACTtgagagattttttaaaagaaaaaaaaaaaggaaacaatgaTGTTAATATGATGTCAACTCTTCAATaagaccacacacacacaaaatgtgtGCACTTTTTCAGCCAACATTCTACACAAAAAGAAGTCTAATGTAAACTAGTACAGATTATAGAACATGTATGAGATGAATTTCTTTTCAGGAAGTCTTTTTAGCTCTATCAACCACTTATCACTTGCAGTAATTTGACTTtcactaaattttttttcttattcaaaGCAAGATTTCTAAAATTGAGTTTTTTCTTAGGAATACTTATCCATTCTTAAGAAATTACCATATTTTAATTATGGTAACTCTAAGGAAATGGTGTTCAAATTCATATTTTTAAGGTTCATGTTAAAACAGAAAaagcaaatattatttttgattCTTAATTAAAAACTACTAATGTTCTGGATAGATGTTATGTTAATTACAAATGTTTTCAATGTAATTTACCTGGAACTCAAAATATAAACACAAATAAATTAGATTGAAACTGAAAGtacaaattgaaagaaatacttgGATTCTATTTTCTACTTGAAAACAAAAGGAAACACAACTGGAtccaaaaaaatcataaaaaatatgggaaaagaaaaaaaaatcttctagaaaaaaaaaatatttagaaagctCTCCAAATTATTGTAACTGCCGAAAACCAAATATACTGTTTCTGAGTCTCATTTAAGCTTTAGAATAGCAACTCAACAGAAACAGGACCCATGGCCTCCAGGGAATGGGAAGGGTGTTAAGTATCAAACATGGTCCTGAGGACCATTACCATAGTCATCTGCAATCAGGGAACTTAAGTCTGTTGGGTCAGATAAGTAGCTGAATAGCTCATCATCCCTGTTAGAGTTACCTCCACGGCTGTGGCTGCCCCCGTCCTGCTCCAACATTGGCATACCTGTGCGGCACAGCTCCTCCTGGGCCAATATATCTCTTTCCCTGACGATGAAACATAGGAGATAATTAAGCCAAATCAGACCATTCATATGCAGACTCGAGATTTATGAGTCAAAACTTTCAGCTAAATCAAACCATGCATATACAGGCTCAACAACATTTATCTCAGAACTTTAAGATAACTTAAATAGATAAGTATCTAGCATAAACTTTCAGAcaccaaaaaatgttttgtgcTATGTGAAATTCAATAAAATGATCAAACATAAAGCCTATATTGTAATAGAAAAATGTCATATCCAATGCCTTAATCCTATTGAAACTAATAATTACCATCAATGAAAGTAGACATATTTGATATTTTAGGTTTTTAGCACATCAGCACAAGTCAGACCATGTCGCACCCACAATCCCTCAAGGGTCATTCCCCCGTCATATCCCAAGAGTTACATTCTACACAGTCAAGTCACTAAAACAAGATCTATTAACAGTTaagattgtaaaaatagtaaaaaaaaaaaattattttaattcaacaacaatctgttgtaaatattatatattcatattCTCTCTGTCGTATCAAAAATCAAACCCTTGCAGACAACCTCCACCTCTATTCAAAGAGTCTTTCAGTCCACACTAACAGCATGTAGCTTATGTACCCAGgcaaacaagcaaaagaaaaatttgGGAGAAGTATGGTCCCATGACCTACACAATTTCTCAGAGGGCGTGTTCCAAATGTTTTGTCCATACATAAGTCAAAGAAAGCAAGACAATCTTAAATGATTGAGTGTAGATGTCAGGGTCAAAGGTCACTCACCTGTTGCAGGTATTGACTATTTCCTCGAGAAGACAAATGTCCATCTGATTTTGAAAGTAACCCAAACTGAAACCAAGAAAACTGGACAGTGGCTGGCTACTTCGAATGATGACCACACCAGATGTTCTGtccctgaatttaaaaaaaaaaaaaaaagcttatcagaTTAAATGCATACCAGAGCACCTCACAAATGCTAGAGTTACTTACACATTAGAACACACGAGTGGTACAACTAAAATAGTACTTCAGCTTGAGTTTACCTCCAGACAACAGAAGGAAACCTTTTCATAGCTCTAAACTCCAGACTGCCTTTCAGTTTATCATCATCAAATGTAGCAGGTAAGATATGCTCCCTTGGGTATGTTGGACAGTACCTTAAATAAAACCATATAACACAGTGTCAAACATTTGGTCACTTTTAAGTTTTACTGTGTATTTAGCTgcttcattttttatgttgttttttgtctGTCAATTTTTTCTGTCACACATTGagctattaaataatattttactttaGGATGAATGGGCTCTaattgaagcaaaaaaaaaatgcaaagtgggaagcgtggttgagaggctaagtacgcttgaacttggcttcgctacctatgaagggggctcaaggttccaCACCtaactcaagcagagttgtgtttactgagcgcctaaaggtacCACGGAAaacctcctagataccccctccccccactggtccacaaatgagattggagcATAGCGCTCTgatcatgctataagcataaaagtagcgctatataagagctataaattaattaatgaattaattctAAAATGTTCCACCACTAGGATTCTTAAACTATAACTCGACATTTACAGTATTAATTTTGGTTgaaatcagaataaaattcaCTCCTCTGTGATACTATATGCACTCATAAGCTATAAATAGTTCTAAATAGCAGAATTCCTTTTCACTTCACCAAAAGAAGCTCTGACATCTCAAGACACTAATTAAt belongs to Biomphalaria glabrata chromosome 12, xgBioGlab47.1, whole genome shotgun sequence and includes:
- the LOC106078371 gene encoding myotubularin-related protein 4-like isoform X1, which encodes MDIINNLSGWIFFNWWKKSVDTQEGIQQSVPQLEGAPQYESAQQSVLLLEGAPQYESAQQSVLLLEGAPQYESAQQSVLLLEGASESSNQYSDVTLAEPGADYVNPFSERTLSASGLQSLETPAEPDSVSRSDIDQSDPAEDVRTVESVLLNSTRTVPDATEGSGLISEKPVSEKLLESRTEPEDLKTLTPMDSRDCIQVAQHQTPNYSAKGPKIPMLPGERPLTSSKTVDGYAIVTNFRFCVCERRSLINVPLMMVTELFVIEATRRLRIGCKDASTYSCTFATAEDCSQCLSVLRDWTGLPSSSEVLFAYKFYQAALQKERPAISLMPEDVHLRLCKPGDDVYKYSFDAEIKRLGFDTSQKKIWRISQANQKYEYCPTYPREHILPATFDDDKLKGSLEFRAMKRFPSVVWRDRTSGVVIIRSSQPLSSFLGFSLGYFQNQMDICLLEEIVNTCNRERDILAQEELCRTGMPMLEQDGGSHSRGGNSNRDDELFSYLSDPTDLSSLIADDYDDLRTNRKLAIVDCRSLAGVWGNSFKGGGTEDEVIYKCNIIHLDLANIHNVRDSFNKLRALCHTYVEGTFYKALSGCMWLSYVSALLRGANIVVELIHNKKRPVLVHCSDGWDRTSQIVSLSEIMLDPYYRTFDGFQVVVEREWLHFGHKFGERGGHDPNCTDTNQVSPIFLQFLDCVYQLTLQNPAEFQFSEAYLIKLLQHSQACLFGNFLHNCQKEREASGQQTASVWSLLRPDNINLVNLLYKPTSKVLTARFSEHEVVLWKTVYMAGLSPLPHTDFYLDSASGGGGGEDGVPVEGLPRSKSMDDLSKATLDSGRRNSVPSIGQCPELAAATSVSSESQSSQQEEVVNTSEENGREVSVEATHWELNNSDLLKTSNANHCHKPPPLYEDTYSSPEHQTTSVKHSDITLTALTNGDGIKEEIDSNVEDVLSDVSIKNGPLKFSEITPLETSPGQPLDSSRNVVQPVCCRYQTCVLSSQSLPNGLFHEPVVNGHKSVLSSSMSKIVHPCNHSPCRDCVHVCNLRHVSSLPEHLACHYQNEAAGNGQCMEHLNNQLNLSQHIIYDGHQHSSAEEIHFRNGLNGQFIPGFNGECLSSLNGQCVSGLNGECLTEVINGKLLKDSSNLIYCNGKSGKPESGAARCQLAADDLRSNINSESTDTLIDELELDGGNLHSPTLLRQTKIMEMSLKQTAAIVPMNKENCTDIAEINGRTNMFSRKAKAASGASRDLSVSPRDRHGHWSDAGRLRHSSGNDLVSRRWPSSTVSTSTSDLSDSFVKKCKLVNAPPFERLASVKYHHIDIDGLTKICDEKQELLVDMTLDKERRINELTMYLKQAQNQIKKLQQLHPQNLALLEDYNIVSDSDGGELCSLGSCGNPASDASWENIEESESKMVLWVPDDAVTHCADCSCLFTISNRKHHCRNCGKIFCDPCSRNKAPVPDQHLNNPQRVCRRCYFRLSQLSPGASSDGRIPAMVADG
- the LOC106078371 gene encoding myotubularin-related protein 4-like isoform X3, giving the protein MDIINNLSGWIFFNWWKKSVDTQEGIQQSVPQLEGAPQYESAQQSVLLLEGAPQYESAQQSVLLLEGAPQYESAQQSVLLLEGASESSNQYSDVTLAEPGADYVNPFSERTLSASGLQSLETPAEPDSVSRSDIDQSDPAEDVRTVESVLLNSTRTVPDATEGSGLISEKPVSEKLLESRTEPEDLKTLTPMDSRDCIQVAQHQTPNYSAKGPKIPMLPGERPLTSSKTVDGYAIVTNFRFCVCERRSLINVPLMMVTELFVIEATRRLRIGCKDASTYSCTFATAEDCSQCLSVLRDWTGLPSSSEVLFAYKFYQAALQKERPAISLMPEDVHLRLCKPGDDVYKYSFDAEIKRLGFDTSQKKIWRISQANQKYEYCPTYPREHILPATFDDDKLKGSLEFRAMKRFPSVVWRDRTSGVVIIRSSQPLSSFLGFSLGYFQNQMDICLLEEIVNTCNRERDILAQEELCRTGMPMLEQDGGSHSRGDDLRTNRKLAIVDCRSLAGVWGNSFKGGGTEDEVIYKCNIIHLDLANIHNVRDSFNKLRALCHTYVEGTFYKALSGCMWLSYVSALLRGANIVVELIHNKKRPVLVHCSDGWDRTSQIVSLSEIMLDPYYRTFDGFQVVVEREWLHFGHKFGERGGHDPNCTDTNQVSPIFLQFLDCVYQLTLQNPAEFQFSEAYLIKLLQHSQACLFGNFLHNCQKEREASGQQTASVWSLLRPDNINLVNLLYKPTSKVLTARFSEHEVVLWKTVYMAGLSPLPHTDFYLDSASGGGGGEDGVPVEGLPRSKSMDDLSKATLDSGRRNSVPSIGQCPELAAATSVSSESQSSQQEEVVNTSEENGREVSVEATHWELNNSDLLKTSNANHCHKPPPLYEDTYSSPEHQTTSVKHSDITLTALTNGDGIKEEIDSNVEDVLSDVSIKNGPLKFSEITPLETSPGQPLDSSRNVVQPVCCRYQTCVLSSQSLPNGLFHEPVVNGHKSVLSSSMSKIVHPCNHSPCRDCVHVCNLRHVSSLPEHLACHYQNEAAGNGQCMEHLNNQLNLSQHIIYDGHQHSSAEEIHFRNGLNGQFIPGFNGECLSSLNGQCVSGLNGECLTEVINGKLLKDSSNLIYCNGKSGKPESGAARCQLAADDLRSNINSESTDTLIDELELDGGNLHSPTLLRQTKIMEMSLKQTAAIVPMNKENCTDIAEINGRTNMFSRKAKAASGASRDLSVSPRDRHGHWSDAGRLRHSSGNDLVSRRWPSSTVSTSTSDLSDSFVKKCKLVNAPPFERLASVKYHHIDIDGLTKICDEKQELLVDMTLDKERRINELTMYLKQAQNQIKKLQQLHPQNLALLEDYNIVSDSDGGELCSLGSCGNPASDASWENIEESESKMVLWVPDDAVTHCADCSCLFTISNRKHHCRNCGKIFCDPCSRNKAPVPDQHLNNPQRVCRRCYFRLSQLSPGASSDGRIPAMVADG